DNA from Streptomyces luteogriseus:
CCTCTCACGTCTCACGGACGCCCCTATAACGAGGGGCTCTGGATGCCGTCCTGACCAGGTCGAAGACCTCTCGGGCGGCATATCGCTCGAGGCATCGAATGATCTCCCGTCGGGTCATGCCCTCCTGGGTGCGGCGTTCGTAGTGCGCCTGGGTGCGCGGGTCGTGGCGCAGCCGGGTGAACACGATCCGGTGCAGAGCAGCGTTGGCCTGGCGGTCGCCGCCGTGGTTGAGCCGACGCGAGACCCGCCGGCCGAGGAGTACTCGACGGGACTGCTTCCGCACAAAGCAGCGAAGGGCGCCTCGGTGTTCAGCCGCTCGGGATTGTCTCCCATGGTGATCAGGAGAGTGACGGCACTGCCCGGGTCGATGCCCACCGGTGTGAGTAGCTGTGGGGCGTGGTGCTCGACGAGCTGGGTCAGGCGTTGGTTCAACTCAGACACCGCCGTCAGCAACCGGTCGGGCAACTGCGCCCCGGCCATCACCGCCGTGGCCGCCTCGGCGCCCGCGGCGAAGAAGACCACTCGGCCCGCCGGGCACGGCCGTCCCCACCAAGTCCGGTGCCCGAACCCAGTCCGGCCCGTCGCCCGAATCGCTCCCGGTTCCCCCGCAGCGGAGCTCGGAGCCCGGACCCGCACACGAGCCGTCCCCCGACTGCCCCGACCTCCGGTACGTGTCCAGCGGTCCCGCGCCGACCGTCGGCGGAAACCGGGGATCCTTCCTGATCGCGACCGCCGCACACGACGGTGTGGAACCGGCGGAGGGCCGCGATCCGTGAGCGTGGCGCACGGCAGTGATCCGTGTACGCGCCGACCCCAGGGGGCACTCGTCGCGCCGGAGTCCCCTGGGGGCCGGAGTCAACCGCACCCTCGGGCAGCGCCCCACCGCACCTGCGGGAGGCAACATGATCAGCCATCAGCATCTGGTGGAAGAGGTGGCGTCGCGGGCCCGGCTCGGCGATGCGGACGCCGCCGACGCCGCGGTTCACCTCGTCCGTGCGCTCACCGTCCAGACCCGCTCGGTGCAAGCCGTGACCACGCTCGACCTCGCTGACCGGATCGACGAC
Protein-coding regions in this window:
- a CDS encoding transposase, whose amino-acid sequence is MAGAQLPDRLLTAVSELNQRLTQLVEHHAPQLLTPVGIDPGSAVTLLITMGDNPERLNTEAPFAALCGSSPVEYSSAGGSRVGSTTAATARPTLLCTGSCSPGCATTRAPRRTTNAAPRRA